In Carnobacteriaceae bacterium zg-84, the genomic window TACCCAAGCACAAAATATTCTTGCCTATGAAAAAACACTTATGATAGATGGTAATGTTCAATTCGGAGAGTTAAATATTGTTTATATTTAGAAATATTTTGAGTGATGACAAGATGTCGTCACTCTTTTTAGTTGATATGAATATTTTGTATATTAGAGATATATGAAGAAATAAGATTTGCCAATATTATAGAAAACAACAACCCCGTAGCCACAATTGGCTACGGGGTTGTTGTTAAACATACTAAATTATCCGTTACAGCAAGCACATCCGCTGCATTCTTTTTTCATGTCGATAACCATACGTCCTTGAATTGTTCCGTTTTCCATTTCTTCAAAGACATCGTTTACTTCGTCTAAAGCACGTGTTTGAACGACTGGTACGACTTTACCTTCTGCACCGAATTGGAATGCTTCTTCCAAGTCTTTACGTGTACCAACTAGAGAACCGATAACTTCGATACCGTCTAAAACAGCTTTAACGATTGGTAAGTCCATTGTTTCTGAAGGTAAACCAACAGCAACAACTTTACCTGCTGCACGTACACAGTTAATAGCGTCGTTGAATGCTACTTTAGAAACGGCTGTTACAACAGCTGAGTGAGCACCGCCAACTTTTTCTTGAATATATGCAGCTGTGTCGCTAATTTCTTTTGCATTCAAAGCAATATCAGCACCTACTTCTAAAGCTAAATCCAATTTGTCTTGATTAACATCAATCGCAATAACATGAGCGTTGAAAACATGTTTAGCGTATTGGATAGCTAAGTTTCCTAAACCTCCACAACCGTAAATCGCAATCCATTGACCAGGTTTTGCATCAGCAACTTTAATTGCTTTGTAAGTTGTAACACCTGCACATGTGATAGAACTTGCTTGTGCTGGGTCTAATCCTTCAGGAACTTTAACAGCATAATCAGCTGTTACTAAACATTGTTCAGCCATACCACCGTCAACACTGTATCCTGCATTTTTTACTTTACGACATAATGTTTCACGTCCTGTTGTACAGTATTCACAACTACCACAACCTTCAAAGAACCATGCAATACTAACACGATCTCCAACTTTCAAGCTAGTAACACCTGGACCAATTTCAGAAACGATACCAATTCCTTCATGACCTAAAACACGACCAGGTACTTGACCAAAATCGCCATGTGCTACGTGTAAATCTGTATGACACACACCACAGTATTCCACATCAACCAATGCTTCTCCGTAACCTACTTTTGGTGTTTCTTTTTCAACGATCTCCACACGACCATTACTTTCTTTTGTGACAACTGCTGCTCTCATATAAACACTCCTTCTTATTAGTGATTTTATTCACATTTGAGAAATTACTCAAATGTTTATTACAAACCTATTATATACCAATGTTTTAAAGAAATAAAGTAGTTTGTTTATTTTATTTACATTTAAAATTTTTAATAAAAAGTCCTAATTTGTGATAAAAATCACATATCGTAATTATTTTGATATAAGCAAACCCCGATACAAAAATATCGGGGGCTTACTTATTATTCTTTATTTAATAATGCATATAGTGTGTTAATTTGATCTTGCAGTCGTTTGCCAACAGTTGTATCTCGGACACGTTTTCTTTCGAGTACACGGTCGACAATACGTTTTGTAGATAAAACATCCGTTTCTTCTCTTAAAGCCACTTCTTTTGTGTCAAAATGTTTATGCGTGATAAGCTGCATGCCATAAGAATTATATAAAAGAGTATAACCGTGGATACCTGTTGTTTTATGGTAAGGTAGAGAAAAACCACCGTCAATCACAATCATTTTACCATTTGCTTTAATTGGACATTCGCCTTTGATTTCTTTAACTGGTGTATGACCGTTAATGATGTGCCCATCTTTTGTAGGTACACCGAACTCTTTTAAAATCATTTTGACTGTTTCTAAGTTTTCACGTGCAGAGTAGTATTTATTTTTATTTTCTGCATGTGTTTCTTTGTCTTGGATAAAATATCTTTCAAATGTTTTCATGACATCTTTACCAAATAAAGAAGAATATTTTCCGGTCCATAAATACCACATCATATCCGTTGAGAAATCATCTTGTATGTGTGGATGAGCAGCACTATACCGTACATAGCTTTCAAATTTATCAAAAAGAGCTTTACCATGGTATTTTTGATTTTCCAATGTCAACGAAGCAAATTGTTCATTTTCTGTTAGGGGCACACAACCGTGGTAGAGTAGATTTCCGTTGTAAAGAGTGTATAGACTTCCAACCTCTAGTAAAAAATCCATATGGCGTTTTAGTTTTTCGCTGTTTTGGAATGAACGATTTAATTTCGCTAAAATATGACGTTCTTCATCGGTTAAGGCTTCGGGGTCATTGTCATTCAGCATAGATGTATCAAAATATTGTAATGGATATTCTTTTCCGTCCAATGTAATGGTATTGTGTTTTGTGTCAATTTGTGTTAGAAGACGGCGATTTGCCATATCAAATTCAGGACGACGTTTAATGATTTGACTTTCTAGTTTAAATTGTAAAAACGTAATGGCTTGATGTAATTTAGAAATTTGTTTTGCTTCTTCTTCCCCAAGTGTTTGGTTGGGTAGTAATTTAGGTCTAAAGTTAGGGAAGTCTTTATAATATTTTTCTGCGTATGTAAATAAAGGACGTAGATTTATACCGTAACTATCTTCAATAATGCTTAAATTATTGTATCTAGCACAAATACGAATAACATTTGCCATACACACAAGCGAGCCAGAAACGGCACCAAGCCATAAAATATCATGGTTTCCCCACTGGATATCGACAGAATGATAGTGCATGAGTGTTTCCATAATTTCATCGGGAGCAGGGCCGCGATCGTAAATATCACCAACGACGTGCAAATGGTCGACAATCAGTTGTTGCATTACATAGGACAGAGCAATAATTAAGTCATCTGCTTGTTCTAACGCAATCAAATTGTCAACAATGGCACTATAATATTTCTGTTTATCTCCTCCTACATTACTTTTATAAAGTAGTTCTTCGATAATATAAACAAATCGACTAGGTAATGCTTTTCTTACTTTTGAACGTGTATACTTACTCGCAACAAATTCTAAAAATTCGATCAAACGATAAATTGTAACCGCATACCAGTTTTTCAAAAGAGAATCTTCCATACTGTCTTGAATGAGGCTTAATTTTTCTTCTGGATAAACAATCAATGTTGTCAGCTGTGAAATATCCGAAGTGGTCAGTCGCCCACCAAATAAATCATTTAATTTCGCACGTACATTTCCCGATGCGTTTCTCAAAATATATTGAAAAGCAAAATATTCTCCATGGACGTCGCTTACAAAATGTTCCGTCCCTTTTGGTAAATTTAAAATAGCTTCTAAATTAATAATTTCGGTAATAATGTCCTCATTTGAAAGCGTCGCTGTCATTGTTTTGTCCTCTTCGTATATGATAGATTTTGTATACACTAATGGTAACAATGTGAAGGAGATGTGTCAATTAAAAAGTAAAACGCTGTCATTTTTTTGAACTTAAATTTTTTTATAAATTTATTAGAAAATATTCACGACAAATAAAATGAAAAAGTAATAGAGGATAAAAGGGGTGAGAAACTTGTTGTTATAATAAGGTTTTATAAAAAATAAAAGTCGAACGAAGTGGAATATATCTTATGTTTTATAAAGAAAAAATATGTATAATATAAATTTTTAATAAAATTTGAATAAAATAATTTTAAGATTTCTATTGACAACAATACTCAAGATGATAAAATAACATCTGTTAGTCGACGTAGCAGCGATGCCTCCCAAACCCGAAAAACTCGGGGGGGGGGTATTTTTAGTGGTTTATTTTATTAAAGAAAGAGGGTAGAAATGTAGATGTGAAAACTGTAAAGAAAAAATGGTTGATTTGGTTTACAGTTCTGTTATTAGTTGTACAATCGACAAATTTGTACTATTCAGGGACATTATTTGCCGAAGAACAGCAAACAGAACAAGATAATTCCAATATAGCTGGAAATCTTAGTAGTGAATACGATGTCGATACGGTGGATCAAACATTACAAGCAACTATCTATCAAGATGCTAGTTATCAAGAATTGGCAGAAGAAGTTAGTGCTATTACATTGAGTGGGAAAATGCCACAAGGTGCGACTGTCAAAGCATATCCTGCTGAAGTACCGACAGGGGCTGAAACAGTTTTGTTTGCTTATGACATTACGATTTATGATACAAATGGGCGTGTTTTTAATCCAAAAGAGTCTGATAGTATTCAAGTAAGTGTGTCAAACCCCGTTCTTGAAAATGCTTCGAATATTAAGATTTATCACGTTGAAGGGGATACTCAACAAAAGGAGGAAGTGATACCAAAAGAAACGCAAGATGATACCGTTACTTTTGACGCAAAAAGTTTCTCTGTTTACATAGGAACGGGATTAAGTAGTCATAAAGTTCATACGTATCGTTTTTATGATGAACAAGGGCAAGAGTTATATGTTCGTAGACTATCTACTGGAGAAAAACTAAGCAAGCCACCAACAGTATACAAAGATGGGTATGTGTTTACAGGTTGGTATACTGCTCAAACAGGTGGAACAAAGTTTGAGGATAATAAATTTACAGTAGAAGGTCCATTGAGAAACGACCAAGAAACTAAACTATATGCACGATATCAAAAAGCGTATTTTGTACGGTACTTATCTAAATCACAACAAGGTGCACCAGCGTGGTTTACACAAAAATATCCACGTTCAGACGGTAATGATGTATTAGATTTTAAAAATATTCCTTTTGTAGCAGATGATGGAAAAGTGTTGACAGGTTGGTCGAGAACATTAGATGGACGTACACCGGTTGCTGAGGGTACACCTGTGACGTCGGATATGGATCTTTATCCAATTATACAACCGGCCCGCTGGATTTATTTTGAGACAAATGGAGCAGAGTCACTTTCTCCAGTTTATGTTTTAGCCAATCAACAAAATAAAACCAAAAAACCAGCAGATCCAGTTAGAAAAGGGTACACATTTGCAGGGTGGTTTGCGGATAAAGAATTAAAAGTCCCATTTAACTGGGATGCTAGACCGCAACGTGATACAACGATTTATGCTAAATGGACACCAAGTAAAACAAGTTATACGATTGTTTATTGGAAACAAAAAGTAACACATCCCCTTGGGCAAGCTGATCCGACTCATGATGACTATGATTATTGGAAGAGTACAGTTGTATCTAATGTCGATACGGGCAGTGCGACACCTACATCTATTGCTCCAGAGAATGAGCAAGGATTTGGATTTTCTTATGCTGAAAGAAGTCATGATACAGTAAAAGGTGACGGATCAACCATTATCAATGTTTATTATGACCGAAAGGTAGTAACGGTTCGTTATTACGAAGGAGAGAGAAGTGAAAAACCATTCCGTACATCAGTCGGACTTTGGGAGTCACCGATTACTGATTTTCCTGAATTAACGAATGGGACACCGCACTTTACATTTGATACAGGGAGAAGACGGTCTGATGTTACTATTACAACAACCTATTGGCCAGATTTTAGATTTGAGGAGCGACATATGATAGCTCCTGCTAATTATACCGTTCATTTAAGATATACCTCTCTTATAGATAACAGAAATGCTTATACAATTTATTGGTATGTTCAAGAACCTGATGGTTCATATCGTTTGGTGCATGGACAAAAAGCTGAACTAAGTGGAACGGCCTTTACATTAACCAATAAATTTAGAGGATATGAAATTGTATCTGCTTCAGATCATAATGCAAATAGATTTTTTCCTGCAACAGAGGGAAGTCGACTTGCACCAAAGAGAATAGGTTATGATGTTCGTTTAGATAGAAAACGGTACACTATTGATTATAAGTATGGGAATGCGACAACAGTTGGGAATAAAACAGGTATTCCTTATGGTACAACATTAGATGCCTCTTATAACTTAAATGAACCTAGTAGACCGGCAAATATTCCGTCACATTACGTTTGGAAAGGGTGGGCATTAGACCCAGCTGGTTCTAAATTTATAAAATTTGATGGTTCTTATAAAATGGATGCAAGTAATTTAGTGTTATATGCGATTTGGAAACCGGTTGATGTGACTGTAACTTTTGATAGCAATGGTGGTTCACCTGTTCCAAGTCAGCCACTTGCGTCAGGAGACAGTGCGCAAAAACCAACAGACCCAACACGACCAAATTATCGGTTTGCCGGTTGGAAACTAAATGGTAATTTGTATAGTTTCAATTCAGAAGTGAATAGAAATATTACCTTGGTTGCACAATGGATACCGACAACGGTTGCTAATTTGTATTATCATCCAAATACGGCAACTGGAGAAATAAAAAAAGCAACAAATTCGGATTTTCCAGATGTTGACGGTAAAGTTGAGAAAATAGAAACGAACTGGGGCTGGAGAGCACCGGCTACGTCAGACGGTTTTGTTAGTTGGAATACGAAAGCTGATGGGACAGGGACGACTTATTATCCGGGAGATGCTATTCCATTACCTGCTGGGGATGCACATTTGTATGCACAGTGGTCAGAAAACAGAAAAGTAGATGTGACCTATCATTTTAATTATCCATCACTTTATTCAAGACAACAGCCAAATCCTTTAGTTCAACAATTTGAGGCGAATGATGATAATGCAAAAATTGGTGGAAATAATTCAGCTAAATTCTTTGGGAATAAATTAACTTTAGCAGGATATAAATTCTTAGGGTGGTCTACTCAACCGACAGGGAATACTGAATTCGCTCAAACTGGAGACAAGTTTCATGTCGATACGTTAAACAAAGAAAGCGAAAATGCTTTGTATGCGCGTTGGCAACGTGAAGCGCTGATTACCGTGAAAAAAGAAGTTGATGGTAATCAGATTGATAATAATACACCTAATAGAGAATTTACTTTTCACTATAAAATCCATCTACCTGGTTCCGTATTTGAATCTCGGAGTAGTATAAACGGAAGTTTTACGCTTCGTCCGGGTGAAACAAAAACTTTAGAACAAATAACGGCAGATCAACCAGATCCAAACAAACGTTTTACTGTTTTACCAGAGGGTGCCGGTATTCGAATTGCAGAAGTAAAGAATGATCATGTTCAAGATGTCGAAACATGGAAATTTGCATTGAATAATCCAAACGTAATGGAGAAAAAACTATTAGGTAGTTTAGCGGATAGAAATGGAGTAAAAATCTGGGAGTATGAAGTGGGTGAAACGAGTGATAATGCTCATGTCGTCTTTAAAAATACGAAGATTGCTTCTCCACCTACAGGACTATTTTTTGATAGTGTCCCTGCAATGCTATTAAGTGGATTTGCACTCATAGCTATTTTATATATCGTACTTTTCCAAAAAAGAGGTAGACACTATGACGATTAAGAGTGAAACAGAATTACTTGCCTTTTTCAAAAAATTAAAATTCAAAAAGAAATTCTTTTTCGGTGTAGATGAAAAGGATGTTTGGAGAAAATTAGCTAACTTGCAACAAGAGTATCAAACATTAATCGCAATACACGATGCAAAGTATGAGGCCTTACTGGCAGAGCGTGATAATCTCATCAATGCTAGAAGGAGTCATCATGATGAAAAAAAGGAAATCTATTAAAGAACAAACTGTTGAGGATATTATTAAGCAACGTTTAAAGAGATTGCGTGATAAAGAGGACATTAGTCGATTTTTTAAACATCTTATTCTATTGCTAGGGAGTGTGTATCTCCTCTTTGGTTTTGTTTTTGGGCTGAGTTCAGTTCCAAATGATGAAATGATGCCTCGTATGAGTGCGGGAGATATATTCTTATATTATCGCTTAGAAAAGAGTGTGCGTAGTGGCGACGTCATTTACTTTGAAAAAGATGGCGAACATTATTTAGGACGTGTTATTGCAACAGTTGGTGAAAAGGTAGAGATTACAAGAGATAATTATGTGAAAGTAAACGATAGTTTGTTGACAGAAAGCTATATTTATCAAACAACAGCTCAATATGATTCTCGTGTGACATATCCACTTCAGTTATCGAATGAAGAAGTGTTTGTTCTTGCAGATTATCGTGAGGGTGGCAAAGATAGTCGTTATTTTGGACCAGTCAACATTCACATGATAAAAGGAAAAGTTATTACTATTTTAAGAAAATCTAATATTTAAATGAGGAGAAAGATATAACTATGAAAAATATCAAAAAATTTGCCGTGTCAGCTTTAGCTTTAAGTTTATTAGCATCAAATGTTCCAAGTGTGGCTCGTGCGGAAGAAAATGCAGCTGTGCCAAAGCACCTAGAGTTCCAAAAATGGGTACGTAAAGAAAGAGGTGTTTACGGTCCGGCAACAGACTTTACCTTTACAATCGAATCAGGTGAAGCTGCGAATGCAAATGATCAAAACAATGCTGTTTTAGCAGGACCTGAGGGTGGGGTTACTTTTGAAAAAGATACAATTAGCTTAAAACCTGAAGTAGAATCATCATTAGAAAAAAACGTGATTTATTCAGCAGAGAAAGCAAAATTAAAAATTAATAATGATAAATTTAAAGCTCCAGGTGTATACCGTTATGTAATTAGTGAAACAGTAGGTAACTACGCAGGTATGAATTATCGTACAGATAAAAAATATTTTGATGTGTATGTAAAAAATGGTGCAAATGGTACTATGGAAGTGTACGCTTATACATTTGTTAACAAAGATAATAACAAAGTAAAAGATGCACTTGGTGGCGCATTTATCAATGACTATGGTGTGAATCCTACTGACACTCCGCCAATCGTACCAACTCTAGATAACCCAAACCCAAACAATAATCCAGACCCAGAACCAAATCAAAATAACGATCCTAAAAAAGTGTTAAGCAAATTAAAAGTTAAAAAAGAAGTTCGTGGTAACCAAGGGGACAAACAAAAAGAATTTACGTTCAAATTAAAAGTTGTCGGTGATGACGGTGAAAAATATAATGTGAAATTCAGTGATAACCGTGATGCAGTTCAACTTGTAAGTGGCGGTTCAGAAGTAAGTATTAAATTAAAACATGACCAATATGCAGAAATCACTGGTTTATCATCAAATGATAAAGTGACTATCACAGAGGAATCATACACTAATGATGGATATACAACAAAATATAAACTTAGTGAAAACGTAGTTGATGAAATTGTAGGTAGTGCTGTTGCAGATAAAACAATATCTGCGAATGATACAGTGTTATTCATTAACGAAAAAGAAATCACAACACCAACAGGTTTATTACTTGAATATGGTCCATATGTGTTATTAGTAACGGCAGCAGCTGGTATGCTTATCTTCAGCTTACGTAGACGTTCAGAAGAAGAATAATTAGGAAATAATTCATGGAACAAGCTGCTATATTTGCACGAGCGGGGAATCGAGTGATTCAAAAGTGTTTCTTGTTCTTAGCCATTCTTATGTTACTTTTTGGTAGCTATTGTCTTTGGGATAATATGAGAATTAGCCAAGGTGCCTTTGTATCTAAAGATTTATTGGCGTATAAACCACATCAGGATAGTCCATTATCCTTAGTGGATTTACAAAAAATCAACGCTGACGTGTGTGGTTGGCTAACCATTGATGATACGCATATTGATTATCCACTTGTTATTGGAAAAACAACATTAGAGTATATTAACAAAGATGTTTATGGAAATTTTTCCTTATCTGGTGCTATCTTTTTAGATTCTCAAAATAGTCGAGATTTTACTGATCCATATACGGTTATTTATGGGCATCACATGAGCAATAGAGCGATGTTTGGTGATTTAGAAAATTTCTTAGAAAAAGATTTTTTTGATAAACATCAAACAGGGACATTGTCAGCACTTGAAAAAGAATTCCGTGTGAGTATTTTTGCGACAATGAGAACAGTAGCTTCTGATGAAATTGTCTATAATGTGACAAGCCGAGATGCTATGAAAGTTTTTGAGCACGTTAAAAAGAACGCTGTGCATTATCGAGAAATTGGTATTCAACCAACAGATCAGTTGATTTGTTTATCAACTTGTTCGGATACCACAACAAACGGACGTATTTTGGTATTTGGGCGAATCAGTTTGAAATAATTAGTCAGAAAGGAGTTAGATATAAACATGAAGAAAATTATTACTTATTTCGTAACCATTATCATGTTATTTGCTCTGGTGGATAAAGTGGACGCTTTTGCCGAGTCTGCCGGCTACGAAATGAATATTCCTGCGACTATTCAGATAGATGATCATACCAATTACTATAAAGAAACGGTTTTTAAAGCTGTCCTAACATCTGAGGACGGTACAGAAAAAGAACTTGACGTTAAAGCGAATACGACAGCTTACTTTAAAGGATTTACGTATACAAGAGTCGGTGACTATACGTATACGGTAAAACAAAAAGTAGGAGATAATCCATTGATTGACTATGATTCAAGTGAGTATACCGTCTTGGTACGCGTATTGAATGATGTTGGGAATGGATTAACAGCTAAAATTATTGCTGTTAAATCTGGTGAAACTGCCAAAAGTGATATTGTGTTTCACAATAACATAAAATCGGTATTTCCACCTAACAAAAAGGATGAAACAACGACAACGGTGTTAACAAAAGCATCTACGGTATTTCTTCCTTTCACAGGTGAACAACAGATTTCTATCGCTGTTGGCGTAGGAGTTTTAGCATTGGGACTTTTCCTTATTGCTTGGAAAAAAAGACGTAGGGATGATAAAGAAGAATAATGAGTGACAGACGGACATTTTGAGATGTCCGTTTGTTTTTGATTTCAGGCTCTATGTCAAATAGGGTTGATGACTCATAAAAGGTAGTGATGTCACAAATGTTACGTCACTATCTTTTTATTTTAAGTCACAAAGTGATGTACGGCTCACCGAAATGTATACGATACATGTCTCTTCCCCTACGTTGTGCGGGGAAGGAGTTATTCGTACGTCACTTTTGACTTAAACTATTAAGCAACTAGTGAAGTAGATGGTACGGTATATGGTACATATAACTTACACATGAATAAAATACGATTTCTAAAATGTGAAAAGTTACGATAACCATAGGCATTTCTCTTAAGTACCTTAATTTTATGATTGATTCCTTCAAGTGCACCGTTAGTCAAATGATGGTAGATAAAGGTGTTTTTAATATAGGGTAAATACCCTTTGAACGTTCTTAATACTCTACGTAAACCAGGAGAAATAGCTTCCTGTTTAGCCCATATGAGTATTTCTTCAAATCGGTCAAAATCTCTATTATGTAAAGCATCTCTTAATTGATGAACAACATCGTATGTGGCCCGTAGTTCGGGGACTTGTTCCAATAAATAATCGACTATCCCTTGTGTATGCGTCATCCAATCAAACAGTGGAAAACGGTGATAAGGATAACTACTTAGTGTATCTGTGTTACTTAAAAACAACTTCCAATAACGTTTCATTTTGTTGTATAAACGGCGATTGTTCTGATGTAAAGCTTTCATTACATGCACTCTGTGTTTTGTTAACTCACGATTTAATGCTTGTACAATATGAAAAGGGTCGATAATGATATGTGCGTTAGGAAATACTTGCTTGGATATCTGAATATAGGGGCGAAACATATCAATCGTAATTGTTTTAACAGCTTTTCTTGTCTGGGTATCGTATCTAGCAAAGTAGTCTAATAGCGTGCTGGATTTACGGTCGTGTACAACGTCAATCAGTTGATGAGTCAGTGCATCACAATAGATAAAACTCATGGCACTATCAGAAGATTTTACTGACTTAAATTCATCAAAGCATAGATGATGAGGTAATTGTGTGTTGTGATTTACTTTTAAAGTAGAGGCGACTTTATCAACAATACGTCTGACCGTATGTACAGATACATTGTGTTGTTTAGCGATGTAGGTTTCTGAAATGGTTTCTGTTAAAGTGTCCATTATCTTTTGTTTTAAACGGTTTGTGATAAAACAATGCTTATCCACAATAGGTGTTTCAGCTGTAAATGATGATTGACAGGATTTACAATAAAAACGTTGTTTAGTGAGTGATAAATAGGCGTTTAGTCCTGAAATTTGGCATAAAGACAGTTGTGATTGACGTGTCCCATTTTTTACAATGCCATTGGTTGCGTGACAATTTGGGCAACAATCTGGTGTATAGGTTAATTTACCGTATAAGACTAATGATTTTTTATGTCGAATGTCACACTCTGATACGTTTTCATGATCAAATGTGATGTTTTTATCCTTTAATTGTAGTAAGATTTCTGTTATATTAGACACAGGCAATTTCTCCTTATTATTTGGTCGTACTTTTAATTTAAGAGAAAATTGCCTTTTTGTCTACATAAAATTAGGGTTGTTGGCTTATGCCATCAACCCTAAAAATTATACAGCCTGATTTCATGAATATTGATTCTATAATAAATCGTGTTGGTGTTCAAAAATTAAGTAACTTTATCAATCGATAACGATTTATCCAGTGTTCAATAGCCGTTATTTCGTTAGGAGTAGCAGTTGTTGTGCCTTTTGAGCATAGTATTCTTTAGTGCCGCCATGAAAAGATAAATCGATGAGTCCATGTTTAATTTCGTTATTGATGGTTTGGTAATTTTTATCTAATAATCTATCGATTTCTCGGTTACTTTTACCTTCTTTTTTCCATTTTTCGATGAAGTAACGTTCTTTTTCTGTTATATGCTTGCCTTTTGTGTTATAGTATTCTTGCATCTCTTGGTATCCTTTTTTTGTGATTATGAAAAGTATATCCTATGAGATGCTTTTTTTGTATCACTGGCTAACTTAATTCTATAATTTACTCCTCAAATTTACCACGACATACATATTTACAAGTAACTTAAAAAATGCTACAATAATACGAAGTGGGCGACCACATATTCAGAGTATTCCGCTATATGAAAATGTCGTATATGAATATTCGCAGAAGAAGGAGAAAAAGAGATGAGTCAACTAATCGAAAAGATTACACAAGAACAATTACGTACAGATATTCCTGATTTCCGTCCTGGAGATACAGTGCGTGTACACGCTAAAGTTGTTGAGGGAACTCGTGAACGTATCCAGTTATTTGAAGGTGTTGTTATTAAACGCCGTGGTGCTGGTATCAGTGAAACTTATACAGTACGTAAAATCTCTAACGGTGTTGGTGTGGAACGTACATTCCCATTACATACACCACGTGTAGCAAAAATTGAAGTAGTTCGTCATGGTAAAGTACGTCGTGCGAAATTATACTACTTACGTGCGTTACACGGAAAAGCAGCTCGTATTGCAGAGCGTCGTCGTTAATAGACAGTCTATCTCGCCCATACGGGCGAGATTTTTTAATATGTTATTAAACTAAAATAGATGATATATATTTGTTTTATCGAATGGTAACAGCATTTGATAAAAAGTTAAATGATAAATAAGGAGAAAATATGTTTAAAATTGGGAACATTGATATTGTAAATCCCGTTGTCGTTGCGCCAATGGCAGGTATTAGTAACGCTGCTTTTCGTGTCACAGTTAAAGAAATGGGAGCAGGGTTAGTAGTATGCGAAATGATTAGTGATAAAGGCATTCAATTCAGAAATGAAAAGACATTAAGTATGCTGCATATTGAGCCTCAAGAGTATCCTTTAAGTGTACAAATTATGGGAGGAAGTAAAGAAACCTTGGTGGAGGCTGCCAAGTATGTGGAGGAGCATACGCAAGCGGCGATTATTGACATCAATATGGGATGCCCGGTAAATAAGGTGATTAAGGCGGAGGCTGGCGCTAAGTGGTTGTTGGATCCGAATAAAGTATATGAAATGGTTGCGTCTGTTGTAGATGCGGTCAAAGTGC contains:
- the adhP gene encoding alcohol dehydrogenase AdhP produces the protein MRAAVVTKESNGRVEIVEKETPKVGYGEALVDVEYCGVCHTDLHVAHGDFGQVPGRVLGHEGIGIVSEIGPGVTSLKVGDRVSIAWFFEGCGSCEYCTTGRETLCRKVKNAGYSVDGGMAEQCLVTADYAVKVPEGLDPAQASSITCAGVTTYKAIKVADAKPGQWIAIYGCGGLGNLAIQYAKHVFNAHVIAIDVNQDKLDLALEVGADIALNAKEISDTAAYIQEKVGGAHSAVVTAVSKVAFNDAINCVRAAGKVVAVGLPSETMDLPIVKAVLDGIEVIGSLVGTRKDLEEAFQFGAEGKVVPVVQTRALDEVNDVFEEMENGTIQGRMVIDMKKECSGCACCNG
- a CDS encoding fructose-1,6-bisphosphatase — translated: MTATLSNEDIITEIINLEAILNLPKGTEHFVSDVHGEYFAFQYILRNASGNVRAKLNDLFGGRLTTSDISQLTTLIVYPEEKLSLIQDSMEDSLLKNWYAVTIYRLIEFLEFVASKYTRSKVRKALPSRFVYIIEELLYKSNVGGDKQKYYSAIVDNLIALEQADDLIIALSYVMQQLIVDHLHVVGDIYDRGPAPDEIMETLMHYHSVDIQWGNHDILWLGAVSGSLVCMANVIRICARYNNLSIIEDSYGINLRPLFTYAEKYYKDFPNFRPKLLPNQTLGEEEAKQISKLHQAITFLQFKLESQIIKRRPEFDMANRRLLTQIDTKHNTITLDGKEYPLQYFDTSMLNDNDPEALTDEERHILAKLNRSFQNSEKLKRHMDFLLEVGSLYTLYNGNLLYHGCVPLTENEQFASLTLENQKYHGKALFDKFESYVRYSAAHPHIQDDFSTDMMWYLWTGKYSSLFGKDVMKTFERYFIQDKETHAENKNKYYSARENLETVKMILKEFGVPTKDGHIINGHTPVKEIKGECPIKANGKMIVIDGGFSLPYHKTTGIHGYTLLYNSYGMQLITHKHFDTKEVALREETDVLSTKRIVDRVLERKRVRDTTVGKRLQDQINTLYALLNKE
- a CDS encoding InlB B-repeat-containing protein — translated: MKTVKKKWLIWFTVLLLVVQSTNLYYSGTLFAEEQQTEQDNSNIAGNLSSEYDVDTVDQTLQATIYQDASYQELAEEVSAITLSGKMPQGATVKAYPAEVPTGAETVLFAYDITIYDTNGRVFNPKESDSIQVSVSNPVLENASNIKIYHVEGDTQQKEEVIPKETQDDTVTFDAKSFSVYIGTGLSSHKVHTYRFYDEQGQELYVRRLSTGEKLSKPPTVYKDGYVFTGWYTAQTGGTKFEDNKFTVEGPLRNDQETKLYARYQKAYFVRYLSKSQQGAPAWFTQKYPRSDGNDVLDFKNIPFVADDGKVLTGWSRTLDGRTPVAEGTPVTSDMDLYPIIQPARWIYFETNGAESLSPVYVLANQQNKTKKPADPVRKGYTFAGWFADKELKVPFNWDARPQRDTTIYAKWTPSKTSYTIVYWKQKVTHPLGQADPTHDDYDYWKSTVVSNVDTGSATPTSIAPENEQGFGFSYAERSHDTVKGDGSTIINVYYDRKVVTVRYYEGERSEKPFRTSVGLWESPITDFPELTNGTPHFTFDTGRRRSDVTITTTYWPDFRFEERHMIAPANYTVHLRYTSLIDNRNAYTIYWYVQEPDGSYRLVHGQKAELSGTAFTLTNKFRGYEIVSASDHNANRFFPATEGSRLAPKRIGYDVRLDRKRYTIDYKYGNATTVGNKTGIPYGTTLDASYNLNEPSRPANIPSHYVWKGWALDPAGSKFIKFDGSYKMDASNLVLYAIWKPVDVTVTFDSNGGSPVPSQPLASGDSAQKPTDPTRPNYRFAGWKLNGNLYSFNSEVNRNITLVAQWIPTTVANLYYHPNTATGEIKKATNSDFPDVDGKVEKIETNWGWRAPATSDGFVSWNTKADGTGTTYYPGDAIPLPAGDAHLYAQWSENRKVDVTYHFNYPSLYSRQQPNPLVQQFEANDDNAKIGGNNSAKFFGNKLTLAGYKFLGWSTQPTGNTEFAQTGDKFHVDTLNKESENALYARWQREALITVKKEVDGNQIDNNTPNREFTFHYKIHLPGSVFESRSSINGSFTLRPGETKTLEQITADQPDPNKRFTVLPEGAGIRIAEVKNDHVQDVETWKFALNNPNVMEKKLLGSLADRNGVKIWEYEVGETSDNAHVVFKNTKIASPPTGLFFDSVPAMLLSGFALIAILYIVLFQKRGRHYDD